The Solea senegalensis isolate Sse05_10M linkage group LG12, IFAPA_SoseM_1, whole genome shotgun sequence DNA segment GTTGATGAAAAGGttgtttctcatttgtgttcaatgaaaacctttatttaactacTATAACTATTTTGGCATGTCAACAGAtggttttcttcttttgtatCCTGTCACTTTATAATGGTATAAAGGAGGTATAAAAAGTCAAGCCTCATCATCCACTCATTCAACACAGAACAGAtgggtttaaaaataaatatccatCTTTATTTCCATTCTGTCTGTCATTACATTTCTCCCACAtggctgtaaaaatgtcaacacGTTCTTGTGTATCTCTCCCTCCTGCTTACGGCCAGTCACTCATAAACAATTGTGCATCTGCtgcacattttcaaacatgtaGGCTTCTACTGAGAATGTGGCTGACAATACAATCACTGTCGTGTGTTTGAACTTGTATCTGCCACCTTTTAGGAGATTTTCTGGCAAACCAggaccagaaaaaaaatcaacgtTCAAACAGCAAAGACAAATTAAAAGCAATACTTATCATTTAGGACATTCCTGACAGGGTTTAAACACAAGGTGTACAATTTTttcattatacatttttaatttcattaaaaggtataatggaaatatttaaagaaaatcataaatatttaaagtaaataGAAACATAATGTAAGAAAGCCTTTAGTAACTTTCAGACATAACCCCTCATTTCAGTGGAGATAATTGCAGACGCTGTTAAATGAGTCATCATTCAAGCATTTATCACATATTCCTTTGACCTTTCTAAGATTTGAACCGTTAGCGCTGGAGTGAGATGCACAACTGTTTAACAGATCAACATGAGGTGCAGATCACCTTGAAATTGATAGTTTTTGAAAAACGGGAGCAATACATTAACATGATCAATATTCCCTTAATTTGTCTCAAGGTTCCTTCAAATAGGTTTAGAAACAACTGGGTTCATATGACATGACATAAAATAGTATCTCTTAATTGGTGTTTTGAGTCCTTAACCTCAGATCAGTGTTACATTCAGGGTTTTTATATGAGTGATTTTATTGGCAACAACACTGCCATCATCAGTGTGGAGGGAGAAGAAACCTGTgactgagaacaaaaatgcagTAGCAGAACATCTATAGCTTTGCCACTTTAGCGCTCATCAGAAGAGCAGTTGTCAGACATTGGTCCCAACCAGTACATTTAATTTGGAAATAAGATGGCAGCACAGCATTTTCTATAGCTCTGTCTTTTAAAACACGTTTAGAAACAGTCAGGTTGGTCCCATGTAGTTCACTGCAAGGTTATaatggatttttcattagtttccTAGTTTGAAACTGTTTAGtaatggagtatttgccaggtgcaagactCAAAGGGTGACAAGTATTGTCTCAAATACCTTTCAAAATTACTTAAAAGGACTATGTATGAAATGAATTTAGATTagttttataaaaacaattcagtttgttatttgttctttttaacgCTAGATTTTATTCcagttaacaaaaatgtttaaattttaGTTTGTTAAATATAATAACCTTGGTTCACCACCACATTAAAGTCACATTACCcaacataaatatttatttgtgtcagaAAATAATCTTCATGGGAGGGATCCATTTAGTAAaccttaaaaataaatcatcattagTACAAATTCATAAATTTTTGCCAAATTTATATCAACTTACCCCGCCAGAGAAGTAATGTCCTGCTTGGTCATCGGCAGATCCTTGGGAAACAGCAGGTTGACCATAGCCAGACACAGTCTTCACAGGTGGATCCTCCAAGCTCTCTGGTGCTTCAGGCTCAGTCTGCTCGACAGGATCAGGGTTGTCAGCATGATAAGGTCTCACATAGTGGGAGTCTTGCCAGTGATCTCTGCCTTGCTCAAAGCTGACgctggagtgagtgagtgtgcctGGCAGATATTGTCTAGTCAGGAACATGTGGTCATAGGGATAAAAGATCCAGTGTCCAGGCAGAGGTCGAGGTTGACTGGTGAGTTGTGGAGCAGAGGACTTCTTCATaggggatggaggaggaggtggagggaggtAGCCTTGATCCTCCGTCTCCCTTTCGTAGTCAGCGTGCTCATAGCTGTTTTCATAGTGAGACAGTTCTCCTGCCTTGAATGCTGAtccaggaggtggaggaggtggacgAGGTGGACTCAGATACTGAACACTACTGGACTCAACAGTTGAcatttcctcctcatctgcAGGTAAAAACTGACTGGacactggtgctgctgctgctgctgctgctgcttttttaaaacctgaaaacagACGTTTGTTAAAAGGTGAATTAAACTGAACCATGTGAGGTTTTAGCAGCCtggctgtttctgtttttattttaccttttttaacaGGGACACAGCATATGTCCATAATCAGCAAAGCAAATAGGGAAGCCCTGcagtaatttaaaaacaaaacaagagataattaacaacacacatttcccaacaacaaaagcaggaaaaagAGCAACCAAGGTACCCCAAGAAAAAGCGTGCAGTCGTCATATTAAAGGTAAACGCTGAAGCCTGACGTCACGGAGGTGGTTTATAAAGAGTCATCAAAGTTTAACGATGAACAGCTGCTGCACTGAAAGTGGAGCAAACCTGAGGCGTTTGTCTAAATCAGCATCAGGTG contains these protein-coding regions:
- the LOC122778460 gene encoding uncharacterized protein LOC122778460, with translation MTTARFFLGASLFALLIMDICCVPVKKGFKKAAAAAAAAPVSSQFLPADEEEMSTVESSSVQYLSPPRPPPPPPGSAFKAGELSHYENSYEHADYERETEDQGYLPPPPPPSPMKKSSAPQLTSQPRPLPGHWIFYPYDHMFLTRQYLPGTLTHSSVSFEQGRDHWQDSHYVRPYHADNPDPVEQTEPEAPESLEDPPVKTVSGYGQPAVSQGSADDQAGHYFSGGVY